The following are encoded in a window of Hymenobacter volaticus genomic DNA:
- a CDS encoding helix-turn-helix transcriptional regulator, which yields MNRFDRVTAILLQLQAKRMVSGPALAQQFGVSLRTIYRDLRSLEEAGVPLIGAHGVGYSLVEGYRLPPVMFTREEATALLTAEKLAAQLTDAPTARLSAAAMDKLRAVLRRADRDHLEALTPHIQVLEPRTQADLPAAYQLLVAAVTTRRVVRLHYQGAETAAPSLRDIEPIGLYLSRQWHVVAYCRLRQEFRNFRLDRIQQIALSTETFAARPETLTDYWAAEASRRQKERVVLHFQASAVLPALAQHLHDTKHQYGWAHELPLPGGGVEMTLFIGSLPYLATWLLPYAGAITVVEPLALREQLRELAQRAHDFFCAPENKLT from the coding sequence ATGAATAGGTTCGACCGCGTGACGGCTATCTTGCTTCAATTGCAAGCCAAGCGCATGGTCAGTGGCCCAGCGCTGGCTCAGCAGTTCGGTGTGAGTTTGCGCACAATCTATCGGGATTTGCGCAGCCTCGAAGAAGCCGGGGTGCCGCTCATCGGCGCGCACGGGGTGGGCTATTCTTTGGTGGAAGGCTACCGGCTACCGCCCGTCATGTTCACCCGCGAGGAAGCCACTGCCTTACTCACCGCCGAAAAGCTAGCGGCTCAACTCACCGACGCACCCACGGCACGCCTCAGCGCCGCTGCAATGGATAAGCTACGCGCCGTGCTGCGCCGCGCCGACCGGGACCACCTCGAAGCTCTTACTCCGCATATTCAGGTTCTAGAGCCCCGCACCCAAGCCGACCTCCCGGCGGCCTATCAGTTGCTAGTTGCGGCCGTCACGACGCGGCGTGTGGTACGGCTGCACTACCAAGGCGCAGAAACCGCCGCGCCCAGCCTGCGCGACATCGAGCCAATTGGCCTCTACTTAAGCCGGCAGTGGCACGTGGTGGCGTACTGCCGGCTGCGGCAGGAGTTTCGCAATTTTCGCCTGGACCGCATCCAGCAGATAGCGCTCAGCACGGAAACTTTTGCCGCGCGCCCCGAAACCTTGACCGACTACTGGGCCGCCGAAGCAAGCCGGCGGCAAAAAGAGCGAGTTGTACTCCACTTTCAAGCGTCGGCCGTGCTGCCTGCCTTGGCCCAGCACCTGCACGATACCAAACACCAGTACGGCTGGGCCCATGAGTTGCCCCTGCCGGGTGGTGGCGTGGAGATGACATTGTTTATTGGTTCGCTGCCTTACTTAGCTACCTGGCTGTTGCCATATGCGGGGGCCATCACGGTCGTTGAGCCGCTGGCATTGCGGGAGCAGCTACGCGAGTTGGCCCAGCGGGCGCACGACTTTTTTTGTGCTCCGGAAAACAAGCTGACATAG
- a CDS encoding Fic family protein, producing the protein MRRLTGYIYQLPKWPHFTWEHATVIGLLGSVRYQQGRLLGRLESLGLELRTEATLQTLTLEVLKSSEIEGELLPPASVRSSLATRLGLEQGGLPPTDRRVEGVVAMMLDATQQAQEPVTTERLFRWHHALFPTGHSGLYPLRVGAWRTGPMQIVSGPMGREWVHFEAPPADELDAHMQQFLAWFNASSDLDPVLKAAIVHFWFVTIHPFDDGNGRIARALADLQLTRADQTSQRCYSMSAQIQAERRAYYDLLETSQRGPLDLTPWLTWFLECFGRSLTQAEQTLEQVLAKARFWERHQHTSLTERQRHLLTRLLDGFEGKLTTSKWARMAKCSQDTAGRDIADLVTKGLLVKEGAGGRSTSYRLATQV; encoded by the coding sequence ATGCGGAGATTAACCGGCTATATCTATCAGCTTCCTAAATGGCCTCACTTCACGTGGGAGCATGCTACAGTAATTGGTTTACTCGGTTCCGTGCGCTATCAGCAAGGACGCTTGCTAGGCCGGCTAGAAAGTCTAGGCTTGGAACTGCGCACGGAAGCCACGTTGCAAACCCTTACGCTGGAGGTGCTTAAATCCAGTGAGATTGAAGGCGAGTTGCTGCCTCCTGCCTCGGTCCGTTCTTCCTTGGCAACCCGCCTCGGCCTGGAACAAGGTGGGTTGCCTCCTACTGATCGACGCGTGGAAGGCGTGGTTGCCATGATGCTCGACGCCACGCAACAAGCGCAGGAACCGGTTACAACTGAGCGGCTGTTTCGCTGGCACCACGCCCTATTCCCTACCGGGCACAGTGGCTTATACCCATTGCGCGTCGGGGCCTGGCGAACCGGACCGATGCAGATCGTGTCTGGTCCCATGGGCCGCGAATGGGTGCACTTTGAAGCACCACCGGCTGATGAGCTAGACGCCCATATGCAGCAATTCCTGGCTTGGTTTAACGCCTCATCCGACCTAGACCCCGTATTAAAAGCGGCCATTGTGCACTTCTGGTTTGTGACTATTCACCCCTTCGATGACGGCAACGGCCGCATTGCCCGTGCCCTAGCCGATCTGCAGTTGACACGGGCCGATCAGACCAGCCAACGCTGCTACAGTATGTCGGCCCAGATTCAGGCTGAGCGCCGGGCTTACTACGATTTATTGGAAACCAGTCAGCGGGGGCCGTTGGACCTAACGCCGTGGCTTACTTGGTTTCTAGAATGTTTTGGCCGGTCGCTGACGCAGGCGGAGCAGACTTTGGAACAGGTGTTGGCCAAGGCGCGCTTCTGGGAGCGTCATCAGCATACCTCGCTCACGGAACGCCAACGACATTTGCTCACACGGTTGCTGGACGGCTTCGAAGGGAAACTGACTACGTCGAAGTGGGCCCGAATGGCCAAATGCTCCCAGGATACGGCTGGCCGGGATATAGCCGACTTAGTGACTAAGGGACTACTGGTTAAAGAAGGGGCTGGTGGCCGCAGCACCAGTTACCGCTTAGCAACTCAGGTGTAA
- a CDS encoding sensor histidine kinase has translation MKKILLVDDNELDRVLYKRYLSRQQQYERMELYEAASGEEALTLFETIQPDCVLLDFNLLDTDGLTLLLELKKLAPDNLCAVMITGGGSEQLAVGALNNGALDYLVKRQFDQELLCKTVMHAIEKNEWRQYVAQYHGELKNVNHQLRASVEELTHARQQIHQQNTLLTQTNEELASTNQELARTNADLDNFVYAASHDLRQPANNLRGLFEELRSAATIADPDAAYMWQLFDESLRALTMTITELADVVQVARQPDEQVTELVAFSDVTEHVLQTLHPEIQAAHAVVETDFAALPELPYGRSNLRTILLNLVSNALKYRHPERAARVQVRTYTATGQPVLEVQDNGLGIDLQQHGNDLFQLFRRFHPQASTGTGVGLFLVNRLVQTQGGHIEVDSQPGEGTTFRVFLRSAQ, from the coding sequence GTGAAAAAGATTTTACTCGTTGATGACAACGAGCTTGACCGGGTGCTTTACAAGCGGTATTTAAGCAGGCAGCAACAGTACGAGCGGATGGAGCTGTACGAAGCCGCTTCGGGCGAAGAGGCTCTGACACTGTTCGAAACCATTCAGCCGGATTGCGTACTGCTCGACTTTAACCTACTCGATACGGACGGGTTAACGCTGCTGCTCGAACTCAAAAAGCTAGCGCCAGACAACTTGTGCGCGGTCATGATTACGGGTGGGGGTAGCGAGCAGCTTGCCGTAGGGGCCCTTAATAACGGCGCCTTAGACTACTTGGTAAAGCGGCAATTCGACCAGGAACTGCTGTGTAAAACGGTGATGCACGCCATCGAGAAAAATGAGTGGCGGCAGTACGTAGCCCAGTATCACGGTGAGTTAAAGAACGTCAACCACCAGTTGCGGGCCTCCGTGGAAGAGTTGACCCATGCGCGGCAGCAAATTCACCAGCAGAACACGCTGCTCACTCAAACCAATGAGGAGCTGGCCTCTACCAACCAGGAACTAGCCCGCACCAACGCCGACCTCGACAACTTCGTTTACGCGGCTTCCCACGACCTGCGGCAGCCAGCAAATAATCTGCGCGGCCTTTTCGAGGAACTGCGCAGCGCGGCCACCATAGCGGACCCCGACGCGGCTTATATGTGGCAGCTATTCGACGAGTCTCTGCGGGCACTAACCATGACTATCACCGAACTGGCTGATGTAGTGCAGGTAGCACGCCAGCCGGACGAGCAAGTCACCGAACTCGTAGCGTTCAGCGACGTCACCGAGCACGTACTGCAAACGCTCCATCCCGAAATTCAAGCGGCCCACGCAGTTGTAGAGACGGATTTTGCGGCTTTGCCTGAATTGCCTTACGGGCGTAGCAATCTGCGCACGATTCTGCTCAACTTAGTTAGCAATGCCCTCAAATACCGGCACCCCGAGCGGGCGGCGCGGGTGCAGGTTCGAACCTACACCGCAACCGGTCAGCCCGTGCTCGAGGTGCAAGACAACGGCCTCGGCATCGACTTGCAGCAGCACGGCAACGACTTGTTTCAGTTGTTTCGCCGCTTCCACCCGCAGGCCAGCACGGGAACCGGCGTGGGCTTATTTCTAGTAAACCGACTAGTGCAAACGCAGGGGGGCCACATCGAAGTGGACAGTCAGCCGGGGGAGGGCACTACATTCCGCGTTTTTTTGCGCAGTGCGCAGTAG
- a CDS encoding DUF434 domain-containing protein, with amino-acid sequence MRPADTRHRGPHPTDERLFAPEWVPVLRRAVGESSWLLTRGYPVGGTLKLVGDRYALTERQRWAVGRAACTDEQRTQRAATQLPADVGGRPVSIDGFNLIITLETALSGGVVLRGRDGALRDLSSIHGTYRAVQETDRAIRLAATVLHTLAPGPVRWLFDQPVSNSGRLAARLRELGPTLGLPWTAEVVFNPDRVLKETTDVVVTSDSAVLDRAGAWLNLAALALEVEPARWLLELGESR; translated from the coding sequence ATGCGACCTGCCGATACGCGCCACCGTGGCCCGCACCCAACCGATGAGCGGCTGTTTGCGCCCGAGTGGGTACCGGTGCTGCGCCGCGCCGTCGGGGAATCGTCGTGGCTGCTGACGCGCGGGTACCCAGTGGGCGGCACGCTAAAGTTGGTCGGCGACCGGTACGCCCTAACCGAGCGCCAGCGCTGGGCCGTGGGCCGCGCTGCCTGCACCGATGAGCAACGCACCCAACGAGCCGCCACTCAGTTGCCCGCTGATGTTGGGGGCCGGCCTGTATCTATCGACGGCTTCAACCTGATTATCACCCTCGAAACGGCCTTGAGCGGTGGGGTGGTGCTGCGGGGCCGCGACGGGGCACTGCGCGACCTATCGAGCATCCACGGCACGTACCGGGCAGTGCAGGAAACCGACCGGGCCATCCGGCTGGCTGCCACGGTGCTGCATACCCTCGCTCCAGGCCCCGTGCGGTGGCTGTTCGATCAGCCCGTATCCAACAGCGGCCGGCTCGCCGCGCGCTTGCGCGAGCTAGGTCCTACCCTAGGTCTGCCCTGGACGGCCGAAGTTGTCTTCAACCCTGACCGCGTACTAAAAGAAACCACCGATGTCGTAGTCACCTCCGACTCGGCCGTACTTGACCGCGCCGGGGCCTGGCTGAACCTGGCGGCCTTGGCTTTGGAAGTGGAGCCCGCACGCTGGCTGCTTGAATTAGGGGAGAGCCGCTAA
- a CDS encoding response regulator — protein sequence MSVFPLKPILVVEDSAEDFMAISRAFRKHALRNPVLRCEDGDQALEYLQGYGKAAGWPLTLPAIVLLDLNLPGTDGRTVLGKLKQDAQLHSIPVIIFSTSSNERDVEDCYELGANTYLTKPIEYAALEEKIRLTIHYWLEAATLPFAN from the coding sequence GTGTCTGTTTTCCCGCTCAAACCCATCCTCGTTGTAGAGGATAGTGCTGAGGACTTCATGGCGATCAGCCGTGCTTTCCGCAAGCATGCCCTACGCAACCCGGTGCTGCGCTGCGAAGACGGCGACCAGGCCCTAGAATATTTGCAAGGCTACGGCAAAGCTGCTGGCTGGCCCCTGACGCTGCCCGCCATTGTGCTCCTCGACTTGAACTTACCGGGCACCGATGGGCGAACTGTGCTCGGCAAACTCAAGCAAGATGCCCAGCTGCATTCCATTCCCGTGATTATTTTCAGTACGTCCTCCAACGAGCGCGACGTCGAAGATTGTTATGAGTTAGGAGCCAACACCTACCTGACTAAACCGATTGAGTACGCCGCTCTGGAAGAAAAAATTCGCCTAACCATCCACTACTGGCTGGAAGCCGCGACTCTACCGTTCGCCAATTAG
- a CDS encoding YitT family protein, translating to MLFQQLILLQKRHAALPTPPAHLPASSFPSAPLQTGYWPTIKNIGFIVTGIFSAGMGLKAFLLSSHFIDGGATGISMLLAAALDLPLSWGLLLINLPFLLLGYRQMGVRFALKSAAAITGLALCLALVPYPDVTSDRLLTAVFGGVFIGAGIGLAMRGGAVLDGTEILALLINRSTPLLKVSDVILLLNIVIFGVAAFVLGITAALYSILTYMAASKTLDFLLTGIEQYTGVTIVSNCSEQIRHVITTELGRGVTIYKGQSGFGKRGEHRRDLNIIFTVVTRLELSKLREEVKRLDPQAFLVQQQVDDAVGGMLKKRPLH from the coding sequence ATGCTGTTTCAACAACTAATTCTTCTGCAGAAGCGGCACGCTGCGTTGCCCACGCCACCGGCTCATTTGCCCGCTTCCTCGTTCCCTTCGGCTCCGCTCCAAACCGGCTATTGGCCAACAATAAAAAACATCGGCTTTATCGTGACGGGTATTTTCTCGGCCGGCATGGGCTTGAAAGCTTTTCTGCTTTCCAGTCATTTTATCGACGGGGGTGCCACGGGTATTTCTATGCTGCTAGCAGCGGCCCTAGATTTGCCCTTGTCTTGGGGGTTGCTGCTCATCAACTTGCCCTTCCTGCTGCTGGGCTACCGGCAGATGGGTGTACGCTTCGCCCTCAAAAGCGCGGCTGCCATTACTGGTCTGGCTTTGTGCTTGGCGCTCGTTCCTTACCCCGATGTCACCTCCGACCGACTCTTAACGGCGGTGTTTGGGGGCGTCTTCATCGGAGCCGGCATCGGGTTGGCCATGCGGGGTGGGGCCGTGCTCGACGGCACCGAAATCCTGGCGTTGCTTATCAACCGCAGCACCCCGCTGCTGAAAGTGAGCGACGTTATTTTGCTGCTCAACATTGTCATTTTCGGGGTGGCGGCTTTTGTGCTGGGCATCACGGCCGCGCTCTACTCTATTCTTACGTATATGGCGGCTTCTAAAACTCTGGACTTCCTGCTCACCGGCATTGAGCAGTACACGGGTGTAACCATCGTTTCCAACTGTAGCGAGCAGATTCGGCACGTGATTACCACGGAGTTGGGCCGGGGCGTGACCATCTATAAAGGCCAGAGCGGGTTCGGCAAACGGGGCGAGCATCGCCGGGATCTGAACATCATTTTCACCGTGGTCACGCGGTTAGAACTGTCTAAGCTGCGAGAGGAAGTGAAGCGCTTGGACCCGCAGGCTTTCTTGGTGCAACAGCAGGTGGATGATGCGGTCGGCGGCATGCTGAAAAAGCGGCCCCTGCATTAA
- a CDS encoding RidA family protein: MEKRTVDPWIWGERTNSVQAVEIKQAAGTLYCSGQVALNKEGYPSTADMRSQLLQTFENLEHLIREAGYECQGIVRLNVYTTSVAEFFTTCTDVYQAWIAQHGIKQATTLLEVQGLFAGLTIELEATVVK; the protein is encoded by the coding sequence ATGGAAAAGCGGACCGTTGACCCTTGGATATGGGGCGAGCGCACCAATTCAGTACAAGCTGTAGAAATCAAACAGGCGGCTGGTACGCTCTACTGCTCCGGGCAGGTGGCCCTCAACAAGGAAGGCTATCCGAGCACCGCCGACATGCGCAGCCAACTGCTCCAAACCTTTGAAAATCTAGAGCATCTGATTCGCGAGGCCGGGTATGAATGCCAGGGTATTGTGCGCCTAAACGTGTACACCACCTCCGTGGCAGAATTTTTCACGACGTGCACAGACGTTTACCAGGCCTGGATTGCACAGCACGGCATCAAGCAAGCCACGACGCTGCTGGAAGTGCAGGGCTTGTTTGCCGGCTTAACCATTGAGTTGGAAGCTACCGTGGTGAAATAA
- a CDS encoding sensor histidine kinase — protein MEIEAAKEIRLHISDVRLKVFNELQARAARLSQLNIELERSNDELDSFAYVASHDLKEPLRGIHNYSLFLLEDYAEQLDAEGVDKLQTLVRLSQRMENLIESLLQLSRVGRQDLVVEVLDMNELLIEVVELLAPRFEQTGTTVTVSHPLPVIRGDKVRLREVFNNLLTNAMRYNDRPDKIVEVGVVPAEEAEQKGFANPDDFHVFYVRDNGIGIDPKHHSNIFKLFKRLHGQEKYGGGTGAGLAIVKKMVEKHGGTLWVESIKGEGATFYFSLSKNL, from the coding sequence ATGGAAATCGAAGCGGCCAAGGAAATTCGCTTGCACATCTCGGACGTGCGGCTGAAAGTGTTCAACGAGTTGCAAGCCCGCGCTGCCCGTCTAAGCCAACTCAACATCGAGTTGGAGCGCAGCAACGACGAGCTGGATTCTTTCGCCTACGTGGCATCTCATGACTTAAAGGAGCCGCTGCGGGGCATTCACAACTACTCGCTGTTTCTGCTCGAAGACTACGCCGAGCAGCTCGATGCCGAGGGTGTGGACAAGCTGCAAACTTTGGTGCGGTTAAGCCAGCGCATGGAAAACCTGATCGAGTCGCTGCTGCAGCTCTCCCGGGTGGGGCGGCAGGACTTGGTTGTGGAGGTTCTTGACATGAACGAGCTGCTAATTGAGGTAGTGGAGCTGCTGGCACCTCGCTTCGAGCAAACGGGCACCACTGTGACCGTGTCCCATCCGCTGCCCGTTATCCGCGGCGACAAAGTGCGCCTGCGCGAAGTGTTCAACAATTTGCTGACCAACGCCATGCGCTACAACGACCGCCCCGACAAAATTGTAGAGGTGGGCGTGGTGCCTGCCGAAGAAGCTGAACAGAAAGGGTTTGCCAACCCCGACGATTTTCACGTTTTTTACGTACGTGACAATGGTATTGGTATCGACCCCAAGCACCACTCCAACATTTTCAAGCTCTTCAAGCGGTTGCACGGGCAAGAGAAATACGGGGGAGGTACGGGCGCGGGCTTAGCCATTGTCAAGAAAATGGTTGAAAAGCATGGCGGCACTTTGTGGGTGGAATCCATCAAAGGGGAAGGCGCTACCTTTTATTTCTCGCTCTCTAAAAACCTATAA